A window of Prolixibacter sp. SD074 contains these coding sequences:
- a CDS encoding creatininase family protein, whose amino-acid sequence MRPYILAETNWKTVREIDYELAILPWGATEAHNLHLPYATDVFESEYFAWESAKQAWEKGAKVIVLPVIAYGVNTGQPDVKLDMNLNPSTQLAILDDLITVLNRQGIKKLVILNSHGGNDFKMHIRELNLRFPEMLLSQCHWFKMPGINEFFEVTGEHAGEMETSLMQLFRPDLVRSLDEAGEGKAKVPRIPALREGWAWSERKWTQVTIDTGIGNPNQATREKGEQFFRYVTEKVGTFFYDMATTPPEDMYINPELL is encoded by the coding sequence ATGAGACCGTATATTCTTGCTGAAACCAATTGGAAAACTGTTCGTGAAATTGATTATGAACTGGCGATTCTTCCCTGGGGGGCCACCGAAGCCCATAATCTTCATTTGCCCTATGCCACCGATGTGTTCGAGTCGGAGTACTTTGCCTGGGAATCGGCTAAACAGGCCTGGGAAAAGGGAGCCAAAGTAATTGTTCTTCCGGTGATAGCTTATGGTGTGAATACCGGTCAGCCGGATGTAAAACTGGATATGAACCTTAATCCGTCCACGCAGCTGGCTATTCTCGATGATTTGATTACAGTGTTAAACCGGCAGGGAATAAAAAAGCTGGTGATTCTTAATTCGCATGGCGGTAATGATTTCAAAATGCACATAAGGGAACTGAACCTTCGTTTTCCGGAAATGTTACTGTCGCAATGCCATTGGTTTAAAATGCCGGGAATTAACGAATTTTTCGAGGTTACAGGCGAACATGCTGGCGAGATGGAAACCAGCCTGATGCAACTGTTTCGACCCGATTTGGTTCGCTCGTTGGATGAAGCCGGTGAAGGTAAAGCAAAAGTTCCCCGTATTCCGGCTTTGCGGGAAGGTTGGGCATGGTCCGAACGAAAATGGACACAGGTTACTATCGACACGGGAATAGGAAACCCTAATCAGGCTACAAGGGAAAAAGGAGAACAGTTTTTCCGCTATGTCACCGAAAAGGTCGGAACTTTCTTTTATGATATGGCAACGACGCCACCGGAAGACATGTATATCAACCCGGAGCTGTTATGA
- the amrB gene encoding AmmeMemoRadiSam system protein B, with protein sequence MRTNISFRVIVVLLLLFSENLQAQDRQPAVAGSFYPGNAEALTKELRQLFQNTSTEKNSSIAALIVPHAGYIFSGKVAATGYAQIPKGKAYKNVFIIGVSHRIRFNGVSIYPHGNYLTPLGKIPVNDVLAEKLINENRIIHFVPGAHRSEHSIEVQLPFLQYHLKKGFCIVPILTGDSNPATTRKLAEALLPYFTSDNLFIISTDFSHYPPNASAQKVDKETADAILSGIPEQLQKVCQKLSPNPPENVLTRLCGESGVLTLMEVISGKTGYYYHQIIYQNSSASPSGDPNRIVGYCAISVTRDKAQAFHLTESDKSYLLKLARNTIETYLKTGMLPKIAPSHPKNLQQHCGAFVTLSEDGSLRGCIGQFNPSIPLVEVVRNMAIAASTKDTRFPPVQLSEMNSIKIEISVLTPLHKISNAEEFHPGKQGIYIKKGNRSGTYLPQVAEQTGWDRENMLGHCSRDKAGIGWNGWKNAELYTYEAIVFHEK encoded by the coding sequence ATGAGAACAAACATTTCATTTCGGGTCATCGTGGTTTTGCTGCTGCTGTTCTCCGAAAACTTGCAGGCACAGGACAGGCAACCAGCCGTGGCCGGTTCTTTTTATCCGGGAAATGCAGAGGCGTTGACAAAAGAGCTCCGCCAACTTTTTCAAAATACAAGCACCGAAAAGAATTCATCCATCGCGGCGCTAATTGTTCCGCACGCCGGTTATATCTTTTCAGGAAAAGTGGCCGCCACTGGATATGCTCAAATTCCTAAAGGCAAAGCTTACAAAAATGTATTCATTATCGGGGTATCTCATCGCATACGTTTCAATGGCGTTTCCATTTATCCTCATGGAAATTATCTTACGCCATTGGGAAAAATTCCGGTGAACGATGTACTCGCCGAAAAACTGATAAATGAAAATCGGATCATTCATTTTGTTCCCGGAGCGCACCGGAGCGAACACTCAATAGAAGTACAGTTGCCCTTTCTGCAATATCATCTGAAAAAAGGATTTTGCATAGTCCCCATCCTAACCGGTGATTCCAATCCAGCCACTACACGAAAACTGGCGGAGGCACTTTTGCCCTATTTTACCAGCGACAACCTGTTCATCATTAGCACCGATTTTTCGCATTATCCTCCTAATGCAAGCGCACAAAAGGTGGACAAGGAAACGGCTGATGCCATTCTTTCCGGGATACCGGAACAACTACAAAAGGTATGTCAAAAGCTATCTCCGAATCCACCGGAAAATGTATTGACCCGCCTGTGCGGCGAAAGTGGCGTACTCACACTGATGGAGGTGATTTCGGGGAAAACGGGGTATTATTACCATCAAATTATCTATCAAAATTCCAGCGCCAGTCCGTCCGGCGATCCCAATCGGATAGTCGGTTACTGCGCTATTTCCGTAACTAGAGACAAAGCCCAGGCATTTCATTTGACTGAAAGTGATAAAAGTTATTTACTAAAACTGGCCAGAAATACCATTGAAACATATTTAAAAACCGGTATGCTCCCGAAAATTGCCCCGAGCCATCCTAAAAACCTGCAGCAACATTGCGGCGCCTTTGTAACATTGTCAGAAGACGGCTCACTTCGTGGTTGCATCGGGCAATTCAATCCCTCTATTCCGTTAGTGGAAGTCGTCAGGAATATGGCCATTGCCGCTTCAACAAAAGACACGCGTTTTCCACCTGTCCAGCTTTCCGAAATGAATTCCATTAAGATTGAGATTTCGGTACTGACCCCTTTGCACAAAATTAGCAACGCAGAGGAGTTCCATCCCGGGAAGCAGGGAATCTACATCAAAAAAGGTAATCGTAGCGGTACGTATTTGCCACAGGTAGCCGAACAAACCGGCTGGGACCGCGAAAACATGCTCGGCCATTGCTCCCGGGACAAAGCCGGCATTGGATGGAACGGTTGGAAAAACGCCGAACTCTACACGTACGAAGCCATTGTTTTTCATGAAAAATAA
- a CDS encoding DsrE family protein — translation MKDHDDHLAVIWASGDPDVAEKICLMYTHNAHLQHWFQEVRLIVWGPSAKLLTENESLQNQIRDMLNNGLTVEACVTCASMYGITDQLRQLGIDVRPMGVPLTSYLKDGWKVLTF, via the coding sequence ATGAAAGATCATGACGATCACTTAGCGGTCATTTGGGCAAGTGGCGATCCCGACGTTGCCGAAAAAATTTGCCTCATGTATACGCACAATGCGCATCTTCAACATTGGTTCCAGGAAGTGCGGTTAATTGTTTGGGGGCCATCGGCAAAGCTGTTAACCGAAAACGAAAGTTTACAAAACCAGATACGCGACATGCTGAATAACGGACTGACCGTTGAAGCGTGCGTGACCTGTGCCAGCATGTATGGCATAACCGATCAGCTCCGTCAACTCGGAATCGATGTCCGTCCGATGGGCGTACCGTTAACCAGCTACCTGAAAGATGGCTGGAAGGTGCTTACTTTCTGA
- the amrS gene encoding AmmeMemoRadiSam system radical SAM enzyme produces the protein MKAPSISRRTCIKTGLMGTLGMAFIPALAANDPVLKKYQREARYYKITGRGVKCTLCPNECNISLNDTGDCRTRINRDNKLYTTAYGNPCAIHIDPVEKKPLYHFLPGSRSFSIATAGCNLVCLNCQNWQISQATPAETRNQELFPGQVVASSIGNNCQSIAYTYAEPLVFYEYMYDSSEKAHQEGIKNILISNGYVNEEPLRKLTKVIDAANIDLKSFSDDIYIRLNTGSLKPVLRTLKILKEEGVWLEITNLVIPGWTDDMDMIKEMCAWLVKNGFDETPLHFSRFFPQYKLQQLPATPAETLTKARNIAMQEGIKFVYIGNLPGNDASNTLCPKCHQVVIERKGFRILKNNLTKGKCQFCHTPVPGVWA, from the coding sequence ATGAAAGCACCTTCGATTTCCAGACGAACATGCATTAAAACCGGGCTGATGGGAACGCTGGGAATGGCTTTTATTCCGGCATTAGCAGCAAATGACCCCGTTCTGAAAAAATATCAGCGCGAAGCACGTTATTACAAAATCACCGGCCGCGGGGTGAAGTGCACGCTGTGTCCCAATGAATGCAACATCAGCCTCAACGATACCGGCGACTGCCGGACCCGAATCAACCGCGATAATAAGCTTTATACAACGGCTTATGGGAACCCATGCGCCATTCACATCGACCCGGTCGAGAAGAAACCATTGTATCATTTCCTACCTGGAAGTCGTTCCTTTTCCATCGCCACGGCAGGATGCAACCTGGTTTGCCTGAACTGTCAGAACTGGCAAATTTCGCAGGCAACCCCAGCAGAAACCCGGAATCAGGAACTGTTTCCGGGACAAGTGGTTGCTTCGTCCATTGGAAATAACTGTCAATCGATTGCTTACACATACGCCGAGCCGCTTGTTTTCTATGAATACATGTATGACTCATCGGAAAAAGCACACCAGGAAGGAATCAAAAATATTCTCATTTCCAATGGCTACGTTAATGAAGAGCCATTGCGAAAACTCACCAAAGTCATCGATGCGGCCAATATCGATTTAAAATCTTTCAGCGATGATATCTACATCCGGTTGAACACCGGTTCGCTCAAGCCAGTTCTTCGTACCCTGAAAATATTGAAAGAGGAAGGTGTCTGGCTCGAAATTACCAACCTGGTCATCCCCGGCTGGACCGATGATATGGATATGATTAAAGAAATGTGTGCCTGGCTGGTGAAAAACGGCTTTGACGAAACTCCTTTACATTTCAGCCGGTTCTTCCCGCAATATAAACTGCAGCAGCTGCCGGCCACTCCAGCCGAAACCCTCACCAAAGCACGTAACATTGCTATGCAGGAAGGAATAAAATTCGTGTACATTGGCAACCTGCCGGGAAACGATGCATCGAACACATTATGTCCCAAATGCCACCAGGTAGTCATTGAGCGAAAGGGATTTCGCATTCTGAAAAACAATCTGACAAAAGGCAAATGCCAATTCTGTCACACACCTGTTCCGGGTGTTTGGGCGTAG